A portion of the Terriglobales bacterium genome contains these proteins:
- a CDS encoding helix-turn-helix domain-containing protein, whose protein sequence is MKDQLEALVQQMHKSGILYTEAVHEFKKRFICTVLQENSGNQCKAARELGMHRNTLSRTISELKIDLRTLNGVRRPPRSARLLPLEKKAAR, encoded by the coding sequence GTGAAGGACCAACTCGAAGCTCTTGTTCAGCAGATGCATAAAAGCGGCATTCTTTATACCGAGGCAGTACACGAATTCAAAAAGCGGTTTATCTGCACTGTTCTGCAAGAAAACAGCGGCAACCAATGTAAAGCTGCCCGCGAACTGGGCATGCACCGTAATACGCTCAGCCGCACCATCTCCGAGTTGAAGATTGATCTGCGCACATTGAACGGCGTGCGCCGCCCACCGCGCAGTGCCCGCCTGCTGCCCCTGGAGAAAAAGGCAGCCCGATAA
- a CDS encoding CvpA family protein yields MTGFDWVLVAIVVLSALMAAAEGFFFEIFFLAGSVAGYLLAAWDYHRVAPWFQQFVSAPWMASSAGFLTIFFGVILLAGMAGRISRWIFKEAGLQWVDRALGAVFGLARGIVIATVLVMSMVAFSPGVNLVAQSKLGHYFLVFGYGASWLAPAELRGRLKQGMEKVNAFILEQEDHSGPQKTPSQ; encoded by the coding sequence ATGACTGGTTTTGATTGGGTCCTGGTGGCGATTGTTGTGCTGTCTGCGTTGATGGCGGCGGCAGAGGGTTTTTTCTTTGAAATATTTTTTCTCGCAGGATCGGTCGCTGGTTATCTTCTGGCGGCGTGGGATTATCACCGGGTTGCGCCCTGGTTTCAACAATTTGTCAGCGCACCCTGGATGGCGAGTTCAGCGGGCTTTTTAACAATTTTCTTTGGCGTCATTCTCCTGGCGGGGATGGCGGGACGTATTTCGCGGTGGATTTTTAAGGAAGCAGGATTGCAATGGGTTGACCGGGCATTGGGTGCGGTCTTCGGTCTGGCGCGCGGAATCGTAATTGCTACGGTTCTGGTGATGAGCATGGTTGCATTTTCACCAGGTGTCAACCTGGTGGCCCAATCCAAGCTAGGACATTACTTTCTAGTGTTTGGTTATGGAGCCAGTTGGTTGGCGCCGGCAGAGTTGCGCGGACGGCTGAAACAAGGAATGGAAAAGGTGAACGCATTCATCCTTGAACAGGAAGACCACAGTGGCCCACAGAAAACCCCCAGCCAGTAA
- a CDS encoding phosphoribosylaminoimidazolesuccinocarboxamide synthase, whose protein sequence is MQTRTDHPVLMQTDFADLELYASGKVRDVYRVDNEHLLFVATDRISAFDYVLASGIPHKGRVLTQLSLFWFDFLKDVTQNHLVTANVNDYPVHLQKYRNDLSGRSMLVVKADMIAIECVVRGYISGSAWKEYKQNGTVCGIQLPAGLKESDKLPEPIFTPSTKALSGHDENISFEEMVKHAGPELSKKLRTLSLEIYTKAAEYAAGRGIIIADTKFEFGNTPKGLVLGDEVLTPDSSRFWPAEKYQPGRAQDSYDKQYVRDYLEEIHWNKQPPAPALPENVVERTSEKYTEAYRLLTGRTLDLS, encoded by the coding sequence GTGCAGACCCGAACCGACCATCCCGTCTTGATGCAAACCGATTTCGCGGACTTGGAACTTTATGCCAGCGGCAAGGTGCGCGATGTCTATCGTGTTGATAACGAACATCTTTTGTTCGTGGCGACCGATCGCATCTCAGCCTTTGATTACGTTTTGGCTTCCGGTATCCCGCATAAGGGCCGCGTGCTCACCCAGCTTTCCCTGTTCTGGTTTGATTTTTTGAAGGATGTGACCCAGAACCATCTGGTGACAGCCAACGTGAACGACTACCCGGTGCATCTTCAAAAGTACCGCAATGATCTATCAGGCCGCTCCATGCTTGTGGTCAAGGCCGACATGATAGCCATTGAGTGTGTGGTGCGCGGATACATTTCAGGCTCGGCCTGGAAGGAATATAAACAGAACGGCACGGTATGCGGCATTCAATTGCCGGCTGGATTAAAAGAATCCGACAAACTACCGGAGCCGATCTTTACCCCGTCAACCAAGGCGTTGAGCGGGCATGACGAAAATATTTCGTTCGAAGAAATGGTTAAGCACGCCGGCCCCGAGCTTAGCAAGAAATTACGCACCTTGAGCCTGGAGATCTATACCAAAGCGGCAGAATACGCCGCTGGGCGAGGCATCATCATTGCAGATACAAAATTTGAGTTTGGCAATACGCCCAAGGGATTGGTGCTGGGTGACGAGGTGCTTACGCCCGACTCTTCCCGCTTCTGGCCGGCGGAAAAGTACCAGCCCGGACGGGCGCAGGATTCTTACGACAAACAGTACGTGCGCGATTATCTGGAGGAGATCCACTGGAACAAGCAGCCTCCGGCGCCGGCGTTGCCCGAGAATGTTGTGGAACGTACCAGTGAGAAGTACACAGAGGCATACCGCTTGCTGACCGGGCGGACTCTGGACCTGTCATAG